The genomic window GTTGCCCGGCGTCGCGGTCCGCCAGGAACACGGCCACGTCGATGAAGTCGCGGACCTCGGCCCGGCCGACCAGCGCCGCCACCTTCCACGCCAGCAGGTCCTCGACCGCCATGACCGGGCCGATGTCGAGCACCACCGGCGGGTACGACCGGTCCAGAAACCCCAGACTCACCCGTAACCCGTCCCGATCGTCCGGGTCGCGGAACACCGTCAGCTCCGCCATCTGGTAGGCCATCCCGGCGATCAGTTCCGCCAGGTCACTGTCATGATCGACCGCTTCGACCCGCAGACCGGCGCGCACCAGCGCATCCGTCACCGCCGCGGTCGCCGCGGCCACCGAGCCCTCCCCGGACGCGAACAGGTCGACGTCCTCGGTCGGGCGGACGACCAGGCCGTGTTCGATCAGGGCGAGACCGCCGCCGAGGACGAATCCGTACCGGTACGCGGCCGTCAGCGCCGTTCGTGCCACCAGCTCGTGAAACGGGTCGGGACGGTCGGTCAACCCGCGACCCGCACCGCGGCCAGCACCGGATGCCGCTGCTCCCACGCCGCGCGGACGCCCCGGGGCAGGAACAGCTCGGCCCACACCCGCGAGAGCACTCCGGCGTTCAGCATGGTCCGCAGCTCGTCCCATCGGACGGCTTCCCGGAGCACGATCTCGCACATCCGGGGGCGGTCGTAGTCGTCGGCGAGGTCGAACCGGCGGTCCCGCGGCGGCAGCCACAGCATCCGGTGCGGCAGTTCCACCACTCCGGTGTCCGGGCCGCGCAGCTCAGCGAGGTCGGCGACGACCAGCACCGCCCGGCCGGGCCGGGCCGCCGGCCGGCTCGGGGAACTGTGCAGCACCGATGTCATGCCCCCAGCGTAAGCGACCCGCCACTTCATCCACCAGGACGGCGCCCGGACCGGCTGGTTCACCGGACCCGGCGGCCGTTCCGGCGGACCCCGAATGGGCCTGTCCGGAAACCCGCCGGGCAGATCTCGGACGGGGGTTCGTTCCTGTGCTGCCGTGCCGGAGCCATGACGAGGGTGCGATACCTGCTGGTGTCCGGCCCGGACAGCAGCAACCGAGCCGCAACCGGAGACGCAACCGGTTCGAACCCACGGCCGGCAAGCATGGAGGCTCCCGAGCTGAGGAGCTTCTCCATGCGGATGCGCCGTACCGCTGTCGCCCTTGCCATGGCCACCGCCGTCGCTGTCCCCGCCGTCACCACCGGCATGGTCGCGTACGCCCAGACGAGTTCGCCGTCCGCCACAGGCCACATGTCGGCGGCTGAGAAGCCGACCGCGAAGCCGACCCGGAGCCCGTCCAAGAAGGTGAAGGTGAAGTTCTCGGCGACCGGCACGGTGACCACGGTCGACGCCGCGGCGAGCACGATCGCCCTCGTGGTGAAGGGCGGCACGAAGGACGTCAAGGGCAAGACCGTCACCGTCAGCGTCCCGACGAGCGTGCGGATCCTGCTGAACGGCAGGAAGGTACAGCTGAGCGCCCTCATGGCCGGGCAAAAGATCACCGTGACCGGCACCCGGATCGACACCGCTTACACCGCCGCGAAGATCCAGGCGACGGGCAAGGACAAGAACAAGCCGGCACCGACGCCGAGCGCCACCGCCACACCCACCACGCCGGCGTCGCCGACCGCTACACCGTCAGCGTCGCCGACCGAGTCCGGCGACCCGGAGACAGCCGAGGCGCCGTAGGTGCGAGACCCCACGGCCGCTGTCAGTTCCGGAGTCCGGTGAGAGAGGAAGCCTGGGGCGTGGCGATGTCAACGTCATCGAGCGGCACGCCGGCGACGGCGTTCGTGGTGACGTGCCGGAAGTGGCTGAACAGGAACGGCGGCGGGCCCGCCAGCCGAGCCGATGCGGAAGTCACCGCGTCGGCATCCGCGATGTACGGGGCACGCTCGGCGTCCCGCGACGGTGTCGCCGGGTACCAGACCTGTGCCATCAGCTCTCGATGGGCGGCCGGGTCGGCGGTGAAGAGCTCGGGCCTGGCCTGATCCACCCAGTGGTAGGTCACGGTGCCGATGCCGTAGCGCCCGGTCGGTACCGGGAAGTGAAACACCGGCAATGCCACTGACACGACCAGCATGATCACGCCCCCCGCCAGACCGGCGACCGTCGCGGTGCGCACGATCCACACCCGGGCGTCGAACCGCCCCACCATCGGCCGACGCAGTAGCCGGACAAACGGCAACACCAGTGCCAGCACGTACGCGGGTACCACCTGGCACCGGAAGTCTTCGGGTGGTGAGCCCACTGACGCACGACGGGGTCAGGTTGTTGTCAGGTCTCTCGACGGAACTTCGTGTTCCTCGACACAGGCTTTCGTCCACCGATGGGCATCTATATTGACGGGCAATGATTCCCGTTCCCATGGGAGGACACATGCGCCGACCGAGTGTGCCCGCGGTACTGCTGGGCATAACCACCGTCGTCTTAGGGTCCACGGTGGCCGGCAATCCGGCCGCTGCCATTCCACCAGAGAAACCGGAAAACACCACCGCGACGACCGCGACCGAGCGGGCCGCCACCGCCAAACCCGTCACCGTCACCCTGATCACCGGCGACGAGGTCACCGTTCGCGCCGGCGGCCGGCCGTCGGTGCGGCCCGCGCCCGGCCGGGAGAAGGTCGGCTTCGTGTCGAGCCGGGCCGGTGGCCGCAACCTCGTCGTGCCACGTGACGCGCTACCGCTGCTCACCGCCGGTCGCCTCGACGAACGGCTGTTCGACATCGACACCCTGGTCGGATTCGGGTACACCGACGATCGCACCACCGAACTGCCGCTGCTCATCGCGTACCCGGACAAGGGTGCCGATCAGGCCCGGACCACGACCGTGACCGCCGGGACCAGAGTGACCCGCGACCTGCCCGCGGCCGGGGTCCTCGCCGTGAGCGCGACCGCGACCGGCCGCAGCGGGCTCTGGCAGCAGCTCACGCAGGGAACCCAGCAGGCCCGCGCGCTCAAACCGGCCGTCGCCAACATCTGGCTGGACGGCAAGCGTGACCTGGTCCTGGACCACAGCGTGCCGCAGATCGGCGCCCCGACCGCGTGGGCGGCCGGTTACGACGGCACCGGCGTCAAGGTCGCCGTCCTGGACACCGGCATCGACGCCGACCACCCCGACCTGGCCGGGAAGGTCGCCGAGGCGGCCGACTTCACCGGCTCGGCGAGCGGCACCGACGACGTCGAGGGGCACGGCACGCACGTGGCCTCCACGATCGCGGGCACCGGCGCCGCGTCCGGCGGTAAGTACAAGGGTGTCGCTCCGGGCGCCGGCCTGGTCATCGGCAAGGTGTGCGGCGACCTGGGCTGCACCGACTCCGCCATTCTGGCCGGTATGGAGTGGGCGGCGAGCCGCGCCGAGGTCGTCAACATGAGCCTCGGTGGCGGCGACACCGCCGCGATCGACCCCCTGGAAGCCGCGATCAACAACCTGACTGAGCAGTACGGCACGCTGTTCGTGGTCGCGTCCGGCAACGCCGGCACGTTCGCACCGGTCAGTTCACCCTCCACCGCCGACGCGGCTCTGTCGGTCGGCGCCGTGGACCGCGAGGACCAGTTGGCCGAGTTCTCCAGCCGGGGCCCGCGCACCGGGGACGGCGCCGTCAAGCCGGAGATCACCGCGCCCGGCGTCGAGATCGTCGCGGCCAGGGCCGGGGGCACGACCGGGGAGGACGCGTACGTCGCGTACTCCGGCACCTCGATGGCCACGCCGCATGTCGTCGGGGCCGCCGCGATCCTGGCCCAGCAGCACCCGGACTGGACGGCGCAGCAGCGCAAGACCGTGCTGATGGGCTCGGCCGCGCCGATCGACGGCACCACCGCGTACCAGCAGGGCGCGGGCCGTGTCGACGTCGCCCGGGAGATCACCCAGACGGTCGCCGTCAACGAGGGCGCGATCAACTTCGGCATCCAGCGCTGGCCGCACGACGACGACCAGCCGGTGACGAAGACCGTCACCTACCGCAACGAGGGCACCGCCGCCGTCACGCTTACTCTGGCCCTGACCGGTCAGGCGGGCGTGTTCACCGTCGCCGACACCACGCTGACCGTGCCCGCGGGCGGCACCGCCACCACCACGGTCACCGCCGACACCCGCGGTGACCTGCCCGATCAGCCGCTCAGCGGGCATCTGATCGGCACCGGTCCCGGCGGCGTGCGTGTCTCGGCGCCGCTCGGTGTGGTCCGTGAGGTGGAGAGCTACGACGTCGAGGTCGACGTCGTCGAGCCGGTCGACTTCACCTATGTGGTCCTGGTCGAGTTGAACTCGGGCGAGTTCGCCGAGTGGCTGCCGGGCGGCGGCACGCTGCGGTTGCCCAAGGGCGAGTACGCCGTGGCCGCGAACGTCGAGACCGACGCGACGAGCGCCTGGCTCTACCACACCCGGTTCGCGGTGACCGGGGACCGGACCCTCACGCTCGACGCGCGCGACGCGAAACCGATCGCCGTCACCGTGCCGGATCCGGCCGCCGCCATCAGCTTCATCGGCATCGCCGGTGAGTGGGACGCACCGGCCGGCTGGGTCGACCTGTCGTTCGCCGGGTTCGACCCCGGCAACGCCTCGATCGGGCAGATCTGGGGCGCTCCAGCCGACAATCGGTTCCTGGGTTCGGTCACCGAGAACTGGGCCCGGCCCGGTGCGGACGGGCTGTTCACCGACAGTCCCGTGACGTACGACCAGACGTACTTCAAGAAGGGTTCGCAGTTCACCGGCTTGAAGAAGCGGACCCGAACTGGTGACTACGCCGCCCTGCGCACCACCTACCACGTCGAC from Actinoplanes derwentensis includes these protein-coding regions:
- a CDS encoding nucleotidyl transferase AbiEii/AbiGii toxin family protein, which gives rise to MTDRPDPFHELVARTALTAAYRYGFVLGGGLALIEHGLVVRPTEDVDLFASGEGSVAAATAAVTDALVRAGLRVEAVDHDSDLAELIAGMAYQMAELTVFRDPDDRDGLRVSLGFLDRSYPPVVLDIGPVMAVEDLLAWKVAALVGRAEVRDFIDVAVFLADRDAGQLLDAARRVDPALEDEDVTAAGRRLDRTPDRAFVAYGVDAAGAVAIRARFAGWPR
- a CDS encoding S8 family serine peptidase; this encodes MRRPSVPAVLLGITTVVLGSTVAGNPAAAIPPEKPENTTATTATERAATAKPVTVTLITGDEVTVRAGGRPSVRPAPGREKVGFVSSRAGGRNLVVPRDALPLLTAGRLDERLFDIDTLVGFGYTDDRTTELPLLIAYPDKGADQARTTTVTAGTRVTRDLPAAGVLAVSATATGRSGLWQQLTQGTQQARALKPAVANIWLDGKRDLVLDHSVPQIGAPTAWAAGYDGTGVKVAVLDTGIDADHPDLAGKVAEAADFTGSASGTDDVEGHGTHVASTIAGTGAASGGKYKGVAPGAGLVIGKVCGDLGCTDSAILAGMEWAASRAEVVNMSLGGGDTAAIDPLEAAINNLTEQYGTLFVVASGNAGTFAPVSSPSTADAALSVGAVDREDQLAEFSSRGPRTGDGAVKPEITAPGVEIVAARAGGTTGEDAYVAYSGTSMATPHVVGAAAILAQQHPDWTAQQRKTVLMGSAAPIDGTTAYQQGAGRVDVAREITQTVAVNEGAINFGIQRWPHDDDQPVTKTVTYRNEGTAAVTLTLALTGQAGVFTVADTTLTVPAGGTATTTVTADTRGDLPDQPLSGHLIGTGPGGVRVSAPLGVVREVESYDVEVDVVEPVDFTYVVLVELNSGEFAEWLPGGGTLRLPKGEYAVAANVETDATSAWLYHTRFAVTGDRTLTLDARDAKPIAVTVPDPAAAISFIGIAGEWDAPAGWVDLSFAGFDPGNASIGQIWGAPADNRFLGSVTENWARPGADGLFTDSPVTYDQTYFKKGSQFTGLKKRTRTGDYAALRTTYHVDAVGAGGIKANGSQLGESLFWTPVTPISALPFQRTEYVNADTGSGTWLGFFNETGPELTLSSLQSEPKKYQPGRTYQDPWNKAVIAHTVTGSDLVGGHIVRSGDTVLAAPPNHGDGVGHYGFTGWDSARTALYRNGELVAEEPSDFGFWEVPAESATYRLETSVDRGTQYTYSTKFSTAWTFVSGHTSDEEWTPLPITTVRFDPPVDATGKARAGKTVKIPVHLDQQITSRARAVTTEVSYDDGRTWRRVPVTGSGIHRTVTITHPATAGFVSLRATATTANGTAEQTVIRAYAIG